The following coding sequences are from one Aeromicrobium duanguangcaii window:
- the panB gene encoding 3-methyl-2-oxobutanoate hydroxymethyltransferase, with protein sequence MTEEPAPYGSRPTTSPDVRKVRTHHLAKWKAEGHKWVMLTSYDQYTAQIFDEAGVPVVFIGDSAANNVYGYESSLPITVDEMLALTKGVTRSVRRALVVADLPFGSYQRSPEQAYDTGVRFMKEGLAHAVKLEGGAEMAPQIRKLTEGGIPVMAHIGFTPQSEHNLGGYRVQGRGDARQKLIDDALAVQDAGAFSVVMEMVPAPVAAEITATLHIPTIGIGAGADCDAQVLVWQDMLGLRSGKAPRFVKQYADLRGIIAGAVDQFQSEVADGTFPGPEHAFES encoded by the coding sequence ATGACTGAAGAGCCCGCACCCTACGGTTCCCGTCCCACGACCTCGCCCGACGTGCGCAAGGTCCGCACCCACCACCTCGCGAAGTGGAAGGCCGAGGGGCACAAGTGGGTCATGCTCACCAGCTACGACCAGTACACGGCGCAGATCTTCGACGAGGCCGGCGTCCCGGTCGTGTTCATCGGTGACTCCGCCGCCAACAACGTCTACGGCTACGAGTCGTCCCTGCCGATCACGGTGGACGAGATGCTCGCCCTGACGAAGGGCGTCACGCGCTCGGTCCGGCGCGCCCTGGTCGTCGCCGACCTGCCGTTCGGCTCCTACCAGCGCTCGCCCGAGCAGGCCTACGACACCGGTGTCCGGTTCATGAAGGAGGGCCTCGCACACGCGGTCAAGCTCGAGGGCGGCGCCGAGATGGCTCCCCAGATCCGCAAGCTCACCGAGGGCGGCATCCCCGTGATGGCGCACATCGGCTTCACGCCCCAGTCCGAGCACAACCTGGGCGGCTACCGCGTCCAGGGCCGTGGCGACGCCCGGCAGAAGCTCATCGACGACGCCCTGGCCGTGCAGGATGCCGGCGCCTTCAGCGTCGTGATGGAGATGGTCCCGGCGCCCGTCGCGGCCGAGATCACCGCCACGCTGCACATCCCGACGATCGGCATCGGGGCCGGCGCGGACTGCGACGCCCAGGTGCTGGTGTGGCAGGACATGCTGGGGCTGCGGTCGGGCAAGGCGCCGCGCTTCGTCAAGCAGTACGCCGACCTGCGCGGCATCATCGCCGGTGCGGTCGACCAGTTCCAGAGCGAGGTCGCCGACGGCACCTTCCCCGGCCCGGAGCACGCCTTCGAGAGCTGA
- a CDS encoding DUF2339 domain-containing protein: MPTSTASIRDRIGRRLAVREHPWFWAVFAVLLVPIVFWFFSRLGEGWLPQGDDAMIATRAHDAWTGHWPLVGMRSTSDQTVDGVFAYHPGPLEFYVIGLPYLLSGWQVWGLLLGCALVLAAFVGVSLWSGYRAAGRPGLLVMAAATVTLYGLFGSVLVLPWNPWPTVFGLLASLAVAWRMLLGHRGLWPLFMVCVSWTGQAHLGVTPVVGLLGVWMLALTIRRWWRGYRSAPGAVGKTLIVTLVCWLGPLIEVVTYSPNNVGEILALTTAEKTEDTPRGEAWVHLTQMMFPWTRQWRDVGEVTWPAVVLLALGVLAVAWRARDRRHRRRIDPNIDAATSAVVVGLFALAACFWAGTRTGGDLRIGYLDFTMAGPVFFTAAVALWAFHRARLTLEQRGETPERLRSLGRYATVAALLLPVVGATAGWASVRTFVESGNEVNTKQARLVLDDLVPILQKWPYADLPVEVEGVGFTAWGSVGPAVSHQLIVEGRSVYYESWWPKSADDDHRRPRDIDGRRVVVRLEERAGDTGWADPQEPADETFTYPLLTDEGDGEIRVLVSIRDE, translated from the coding sequence GTGCCGACTTCGACCGCCTCGATCCGCGACCGGATCGGCCGCCGCCTCGCCGTACGCGAACACCCCTGGTTCTGGGCGGTCTTCGCCGTGCTGCTGGTGCCGATCGTCTTCTGGTTCTTCTCGCGCCTGGGTGAGGGCTGGCTGCCCCAGGGCGACGACGCGATGATCGCCACCCGCGCCCATGACGCGTGGACGGGTCACTGGCCCCTGGTCGGCATGCGCTCGACCAGCGACCAGACGGTCGACGGGGTGTTCGCCTATCACCCCGGGCCGCTCGAGTTCTACGTGATCGGCCTGCCGTACCTGCTGTCCGGATGGCAGGTGTGGGGCCTGCTGCTCGGCTGCGCGCTGGTGCTGGCGGCGTTCGTCGGCGTCTCGCTGTGGTCCGGGTACCGGGCCGCCGGCCGCCCCGGACTCCTCGTCATGGCCGCCGCGACGGTCACGCTCTACGGGCTGTTCGGCTCGGTGCTGGTGCTGCCGTGGAACCCGTGGCCGACCGTCTTCGGGCTGCTGGCGAGTCTGGCGGTCGCCTGGCGGATGCTGCTGGGTCACCGCGGGCTGTGGCCGCTGTTCATGGTGTGCGTCAGCTGGACCGGTCAGGCGCACCTGGGCGTCACCCCGGTCGTGGGGCTGCTGGGCGTCTGGATGCTCGCGCTGACCATCCGGCGCTGGTGGCGCGGCTACCGCAGCGCGCCCGGCGCGGTCGGCAAGACCTTGATCGTCACGCTGGTGTGCTGGCTGGGGCCGCTGATCGAGGTGGTCACCTACTCGCCCAACAACGTCGGCGAGATCCTGGCGCTGACCACGGCCGAGAAGACCGAGGACACCCCGAGGGGCGAGGCCTGGGTCCACCTCACCCAGATGATGTTCCCGTGGACGCGCCAGTGGCGTGACGTGGGCGAGGTCACCTGGCCCGCCGTCGTGCTGCTGGCGCTCGGCGTCCTCGCCGTCGCGTGGCGGGCCCGCGACCGCCGCCACCGGCGCCGGATCGACCCGAACATCGACGCCGCGACCAGCGCGGTCGTCGTGGGACTCTTCGCCCTCGCCGCGTGCTTCTGGGCCGGGACGCGCACCGGCGGCGACCTGCGCATCGGCTACCTCGACTTCACGATGGCCGGGCCGGTCTTCTTCACCGCCGCGGTCGCCCTGTGGGCCTTCCACCGGGCCCGGCTGACGCTGGAGCAGCGCGGCGAGACCCCCGAGCGGCTGCGCAGCCTGGGCCGCTACGCCACGGTGGCGGCGCTGCTCCTGCCGGTCGTGGGGGCGACCGCGGGCTGGGCGTCGGTGCGCACGTTCGTCGAGTCGGGCAACGAGGTCAACACGAAGCAGGCGCGGCTCGTGCTCGACGACCTCGTGCCCATCCTGCAGAAGTGGCCGTACGCCGATCTGCCCGTCGAGGTCGAGGGTGTCGGGTTCACCGCCTGGGGCAGTGTCGGACCGGCGGTCTCGCACCAGCTGATCGTCGAGGGACGCTCGGTCTACTACGAGTCCTGGTGGCCCAAGTCCGCCGACGACGACCACCGCCG